One part of the Quercus lobata isolate SW786 chromosome 7, ValleyOak3.0 Primary Assembly, whole genome shotgun sequence genome encodes these proteins:
- the LOC115952165 gene encoding bromodomain-containing protein 4-like: MGLKRMPSTPLLELLEGQPGKDTPGMPQPNTPSPPPQPQIIQTRSSSSKSQPQPPRPKLPSSPPPALPPRPESTDSKRKRSPKGKETVDGGKSQPSKERDEAPRTKQLKIGHQSKGKETEVQPSQGKGKGIEAQSSPSAWLPAPMPHGGPLLETASMRDLRDGEGGFVADALGRTLLLPTDIDELKKMRMQEVFLSTKRMEEEVNLKSAAAENERSKRLLAARTLQASEEDLVKTKTALTDAIRERDNVSAGLASAQKQAEDQTKRLLKAKDQLRVARELIDDLNRRLAKAEHDKGVAEYARDEATRAKQEAEFARNEVEAAKETAEDDGYNAGVWEETLRRAGVNTSSDLWKAENIFYPTAIREATSTSSAAVSDQSEKEVTQSEAVQVGASPDEQLKEGEFQDVIEASQRTDPEGTDAVPAQPSPEGTALKGTEANPVPPSQDVADEKLKK, from the exons atgggactcAAGAGAATGCCCTCGACCCCCCTACTCGAACTCCTCGAGGGTCAACCTGGGAAGGATACGCCAGGAATGCCACAACCCAATACTCCTTCCCCACCGCCCCAGCCCCAGATTATCCAGACTAGGTcatcttcctccaagtcacagCCACAACCCCCTCGCCCCAAACTCCCTTCTTCACCCCCACcagctctgcctcctcggccgGAGAGTACTGATtcaaagaggaagaggagtCCTAAGGGTAAGGAAACCGTGGATGGGGGAAAGtcccaaccttctaaggagaGGGATGAAGCCCCGCGCACGAAACAACTAAAGATTGGGCACCAGAGCAAAGGTAAGGAGACCGAGGTCCAACCTTcccaaggcaagggaaaggggattgAGGCCCAATCCTCGCCAAGCGCTTGGCTTCCCGCCCCAATGCCCCACGGGGGCCCACTGCTGGAAACCGCGTCCATGAGGGACCTTAGAGATGGCGAGGGTGGCTTCGTGGCAGACGCACTAGGGAGAACCCTGCTACTTCCCACTGATATAGATgagttgaagaaaatgaggatgcaggaggtcttcCTTAGTACAAAGAG gatggaggaagaggtgaacCTTAAGAGTGCGGCGGCCGAGAATGAACGCTCCAAGCGCTTACTGGCCGCACGGACTCTCCAAGCTTCTGAGGAGGACCTTGTCAAGACTAAGACTGCCCTAACAGACGCTATCCGAGAaagggataacgtctcggcgggctTGGCTAGCGctcaaaaacaggccgaggatCAAACAAAACGCCTGCTAAAAGCTAAGGATCAGTTGCGAGTAGCCAGGGAGCTGATCGATGATCTAAACAGAAGACTGGCCAAGGCAGAGCATGATAAAGGTGTAGCAGAgtatgcccgtgatgaagccaCAAGGGCCAAGCAAGAGGCCGAGTTTGCCCGAAACGAGGTTGAGGCTGCCAAGGAAACGGCCGAGGATGATGGTTATAATGCGGGG GTTTGGGAAGAGACCTTGAGGCGAGCTGGGGTGAATACTTCATCCGATTTGTGGAAAGCggagaacatattctaccctacGGCCATTCGGGAAGCCACCTCCACCAGCTCCGCAGCTGTGAGTGACCAATCCGAGAAAGAGGTCACTCAGTCGGAAGCCGTACAGGTCGGCGCCTCTCCTGACGAGCAGCTTAAAGAGGGAGAGTTTCAGGATGTGATTGAAGCATCTCAGCGTACGGATCCCGAG GGCACCGACGCCGTTCCTgctcagccttccccagaaggaaCTGCCCTCAAAGGCACTGAAGCCAATCCCGTTCCTCCTTCCCAGGACGTGGCcgatgaaaaattaaagaagtag